A DNA window from Euwallacea fornicatus isolate EFF26 chromosome 17, ASM4011564v1, whole genome shotgun sequence contains the following coding sequences:
- the cu gene encoding nocturnin isoform X2: MQCQSYLLYIPVHYSYLYHCTKAKQELIFLLVISIMLMDEENFDFFSDNTNKVLDNLAIKNVREKITNLLLRMGSFNSTPKIPNDDCQDNDVILPKSLSRNELLQFCQKRPYGQLMFKRAFKKAPRKLSNHNNESDSLGIKFRKINAVTEACSDYISSPYSLRIFQWNMLSQALGKENDNFARCPPEALEWNHRKYLVVEEIVEYCPDIICLQEVDHFNFLKQVLATQGYQGMFFPKPDSPCFYIHNNNGPDGCAIFFRSAKFDLIRAETRILEIWRIQSNQVALLMVLKIKQTGQEICVATTHLKAKHSALLATLRNEQGKDLLQFVEQKAGDRPLILSGDFNAEPEEPVYSTILKGDSNFASAYAEGNSTSPKDRVPSANREPPYTTWKIREEGEICHTIDYVFYTQNKLDLEGVLEFPSEKDIGENRVPNLSYPSDHFSLVCDFGIRTENESEN; this comes from the exons ATGCAGTGCCAGTCCTACCTACTATACATACCGGTCCACTATAGCTACCTTTATCACTGCACTAAAGCGAAGCAAGAACTAATTTTTCTACTTGTAATTTCCATCATGTTGATGgatgaagaaaattttgacttttttagTGATAACACCAATAAGGTTCTCGACAATTTGGCGATAAAGAATGTGcgggaaaaaattacaaatttgttattgcG AATGGGCAGTTTCAATTCCACCCCAAAGATCCCAAACGACGATTGTCAGGACAACGACGTGATATTGCCGAAAAGCCTCAGCAGAAATGAGCTTTTGCAGTTCTGCCAGAAAAGGCCTTATGGTCAGCTGATGTTCAAAAGGGCCTTTAAGAAGGCCCCCAGGAAACTGAGTAACCATAATAACGAGAGCGACAGCTTGGGCATCAAGTTTAGGAAGATCAATGCTGTTACTGAAGCTTGCAGTGACTACATTAGCAGTCCCTACAGTCTCAGGATATTTCAATGGAACATGCTGTCTCAAG CCTtaggaaaagaaaatgataacTTTGCAAGGTGTCCCCCAGAAGCATTAGAATGGAACCATAGGAAATACTTAGTAGTAGAAGAAATCGTGGAATACTGCCCAGACATCATATGTTTGCAA GAGGTGGATCACTTCAACTTTCTCAAGCAAGTCCTGGCCACTCAAGGCTATCAGGGCATGTTTTTCCCTAAACCCGACTCTCCCTGCTTTTACATTCACAACAACAATGGTCCAGATGGTTGCGCCATTTTCTTTAGATCTGCCAAATTTGATCTGATCAGAGCGGAAACTAGgattttggaaatttggaGAATACAAAGTAATCAG GTAGCTCTTTTAATGGTTCTGAAAATCAAACAGACGGGTCAAGAAATTTGCGTGGCGACTACCCATTTAAAAGCCAAACATAGCGCCCTTTTAGCCACGTTAAGAAACGAACAGGGCAAGGATTTGCTGCAGTTTGTCGAACAAAAAGCCGGGGACAGGCCTCTTATCCTGAGCGGAGATTTTAATGCAGAGCCCGAGGAACCTGTGTACTCTACCATTTTAAAAGGAGACTCTAATTTTGCCAGTGCTTACGCTGAAGGCAACAGTACTAGTCCCAAGGATCG gGTTCCTTCTGCTAATAGAGAGCCTCCCTATACCACGTGGAAAATTCGCGAGGAGGGTGAAATATGCCACACTATTGACTATGTCTTTTACACGCAAAACAAGCTAGATTTGGAGGGGGTACTGGAGTTTCCTTCTGAAAAGGACATAGGGGAAAACAGAGTCCCGAACTTGAGTTATCCCAGCGACCATTTCTCTTTAGTGTGTGATTTCGGGATAAGGACCGAGAACGAGAGTGAAAATTGA
- the cu gene encoding nocturnin isoform X3 — translation MSCVKHDETECVFQEEFIVNYVHHDNTNKVLDNLAIKNVREKITNLLLRMGSFNSTPKIPNDDCQDNDVILPKSLSRNELLQFCQKRPYGQLMFKRAFKKAPRKLSNHNNESDSLGIKFRKINAVTEACSDYISSPYSLRIFQWNMLSQALGKENDNFARCPPEALEWNHRKYLVVEEIVEYCPDIICLQEVDHFNFLKQVLATQGYQGMFFPKPDSPCFYIHNNNGPDGCAIFFRSAKFDLIRAETRILEIWRIQSNQVALLMVLKIKQTGQEICVATTHLKAKHSALLATLRNEQGKDLLQFVEQKAGDRPLILSGDFNAEPEEPVYSTILKGDSNFASAYAEGNSTSPKDRVPSANREPPYTTWKIREEGEICHTIDYVFYTQNKLDLEGVLEFPSEKDIGENRVPNLSYPSDHFSLVCDFGIRTENESEN, via the exons atgagtTGTGTGAAACATGACGAAACGGAGTGTGTTTTTCAAGAGGAGTTTATAGTGAATTACGTTCACCA TGATAACACCAATAAGGTTCTCGACAATTTGGCGATAAAGAATGTGcgggaaaaaattacaaatttgttattgcG AATGGGCAGTTTCAATTCCACCCCAAAGATCCCAAACGACGATTGTCAGGACAACGACGTGATATTGCCGAAAAGCCTCAGCAGAAATGAGCTTTTGCAGTTCTGCCAGAAAAGGCCTTATGGTCAGCTGATGTTCAAAAGGGCCTTTAAGAAGGCCCCCAGGAAACTGAGTAACCATAATAACGAGAGCGACAGCTTGGGCATCAAGTTTAGGAAGATCAATGCTGTTACTGAAGCTTGCAGTGACTACATTAGCAGTCCCTACAGTCTCAGGATATTTCAATGGAACATGCTGTCTCAAG CCTtaggaaaagaaaatgataacTTTGCAAGGTGTCCCCCAGAAGCATTAGAATGGAACCATAGGAAATACTTAGTAGTAGAAGAAATCGTGGAATACTGCCCAGACATCATATGTTTGCAA GAGGTGGATCACTTCAACTTTCTCAAGCAAGTCCTGGCCACTCAAGGCTATCAGGGCATGTTTTTCCCTAAACCCGACTCTCCCTGCTTTTACATTCACAACAACAATGGTCCAGATGGTTGCGCCATTTTCTTTAGATCTGCCAAATTTGATCTGATCAGAGCGGAAACTAGgattttggaaatttggaGAATACAAAGTAATCAG GTAGCTCTTTTAATGGTTCTGAAAATCAAACAGACGGGTCAAGAAATTTGCGTGGCGACTACCCATTTAAAAGCCAAACATAGCGCCCTTTTAGCCACGTTAAGAAACGAACAGGGCAAGGATTTGCTGCAGTTTGTCGAACAAAAAGCCGGGGACAGGCCTCTTATCCTGAGCGGAGATTTTAATGCAGAGCCCGAGGAACCTGTGTACTCTACCATTTTAAAAGGAGACTCTAATTTTGCCAGTGCTTACGCTGAAGGCAACAGTACTAGTCCCAAGGATCG gGTTCCTTCTGCTAATAGAGAGCCTCCCTATACCACGTGGAAAATTCGCGAGGAGGGTGAAATATGCCACACTATTGACTATGTCTTTTACACGCAAAACAAGCTAGATTTGGAGGGGGTACTGGAGTTTCCTTCTGAAAAGGACATAGGGGAAAACAGAGTCCCGAACTTGAGTTATCCCAGCGACCATTTCTCTTTAGTGTGTGATTTCGGGATAAGGACCGAGAACGAGAGTGAAAATTGA
- the cu gene encoding nocturnin isoform X6 produces MGSFNSTPKIPNDDCQDNDVILPKSLSRNELLQFCQKRPYGQLMFKRAFKKAPRKLSNHNNESDSLGIKFRKINAVTEACSDYISSPYSLRIFQWNMLSQALGKENDNFARCPPEALEWNHRKYLVVEEIVEYCPDIICLQEVDHFNFLKQVLATQGYQGMFFPKPDSPCFYIHNNNGPDGCAIFFRSAKFDLIRAETRILEIWRIQSNQVALLMVLKIKQTGQEICVATTHLKAKHSALLATLRNEQGKDLLQFVEQKAGDRPLILSGDFNAEPEEPVYSTILKGDSNFASAYAEGNSTSPKDRVPSANREPPYTTWKIREEGEICHTIDYVFYTQNKLDLEGVLEFPSEKDIGENRVPNLSYPSDHFSLVCDFGIRTENESEN; encoded by the exons ATGGGCAGTTTCAATTCCACCCCAAAGATCCCAAACGACGATTGTCAGGACAACGACGTGATATTGCCGAAAAGCCTCAGCAGAAATGAGCTTTTGCAGTTCTGCCAGAAAAGGCCTTATGGTCAGCTGATGTTCAAAAGGGCCTTTAAGAAGGCCCCCAGGAAACTGAGTAACCATAATAACGAGAGCGACAGCTTGGGCATCAAGTTTAGGAAGATCAATGCTGTTACTGAAGCTTGCAGTGACTACATTAGCAGTCCCTACAGTCTCAGGATATTTCAATGGAACATGCTGTCTCAAG CCTtaggaaaagaaaatgataacTTTGCAAGGTGTCCCCCAGAAGCATTAGAATGGAACCATAGGAAATACTTAGTAGTAGAAGAAATCGTGGAATACTGCCCAGACATCATATGTTTGCAA GAGGTGGATCACTTCAACTTTCTCAAGCAAGTCCTGGCCACTCAAGGCTATCAGGGCATGTTTTTCCCTAAACCCGACTCTCCCTGCTTTTACATTCACAACAACAATGGTCCAGATGGTTGCGCCATTTTCTTTAGATCTGCCAAATTTGATCTGATCAGAGCGGAAACTAGgattttggaaatttggaGAATACAAAGTAATCAG GTAGCTCTTTTAATGGTTCTGAAAATCAAACAGACGGGTCAAGAAATTTGCGTGGCGACTACCCATTTAAAAGCCAAACATAGCGCCCTTTTAGCCACGTTAAGAAACGAACAGGGCAAGGATTTGCTGCAGTTTGTCGAACAAAAAGCCGGGGACAGGCCTCTTATCCTGAGCGGAGATTTTAATGCAGAGCCCGAGGAACCTGTGTACTCTACCATTTTAAAAGGAGACTCTAATTTTGCCAGTGCTTACGCTGAAGGCAACAGTACTAGTCCCAAGGATCG gGTTCCTTCTGCTAATAGAGAGCCTCCCTATACCACGTGGAAAATTCGCGAGGAGGGTGAAATATGCCACACTATTGACTATGTCTTTTACACGCAAAACAAGCTAGATTTGGAGGGGGTACTGGAGTTTCCTTCTGAAAAGGACATAGGGGAAAACAGAGTCCCGAACTTGAGTTATCCCAGCGACCATTTCTCTTTAGTGTGTGATTTCGGGATAAGGACCGAGAACGAGAGTGAAAATTGA
- the cu gene encoding nocturnin isoform X4: MSCVKHDETECVFQEEFIVNYVHQMGSFNSTPKIPNDDCQDNDVILPKSLSRNELLQFCQKRPYGQLMFKRAFKKAPRKLSNHNNESDSLGIKFRKINAVTEACSDYISSPYSLRIFQWNMLSQALGKENDNFARCPPEALEWNHRKYLVVEEIVEYCPDIICLQEVDHFNFLKQVLATQGYQGMFFPKPDSPCFYIHNNNGPDGCAIFFRSAKFDLIRAETRILEIWRIQSNQVALLMVLKIKQTGQEICVATTHLKAKHSALLATLRNEQGKDLLQFVEQKAGDRPLILSGDFNAEPEEPVYSTILKGDSNFASAYAEGNSTSPKDRVPSANREPPYTTWKIREEGEICHTIDYVFYTQNKLDLEGVLEFPSEKDIGENRVPNLSYPSDHFSLVCDFGIRTENESEN; this comes from the exons atgagtTGTGTGAAACATGACGAAACGGAGTGTGTTTTTCAAGAGGAGTTTATAGTGAATTACGTTCACCA AATGGGCAGTTTCAATTCCACCCCAAAGATCCCAAACGACGATTGTCAGGACAACGACGTGATATTGCCGAAAAGCCTCAGCAGAAATGAGCTTTTGCAGTTCTGCCAGAAAAGGCCTTATGGTCAGCTGATGTTCAAAAGGGCCTTTAAGAAGGCCCCCAGGAAACTGAGTAACCATAATAACGAGAGCGACAGCTTGGGCATCAAGTTTAGGAAGATCAATGCTGTTACTGAAGCTTGCAGTGACTACATTAGCAGTCCCTACAGTCTCAGGATATTTCAATGGAACATGCTGTCTCAAG CCTtaggaaaagaaaatgataacTTTGCAAGGTGTCCCCCAGAAGCATTAGAATGGAACCATAGGAAATACTTAGTAGTAGAAGAAATCGTGGAATACTGCCCAGACATCATATGTTTGCAA GAGGTGGATCACTTCAACTTTCTCAAGCAAGTCCTGGCCACTCAAGGCTATCAGGGCATGTTTTTCCCTAAACCCGACTCTCCCTGCTTTTACATTCACAACAACAATGGTCCAGATGGTTGCGCCATTTTCTTTAGATCTGCCAAATTTGATCTGATCAGAGCGGAAACTAGgattttggaaatttggaGAATACAAAGTAATCAG GTAGCTCTTTTAATGGTTCTGAAAATCAAACAGACGGGTCAAGAAATTTGCGTGGCGACTACCCATTTAAAAGCCAAACATAGCGCCCTTTTAGCCACGTTAAGAAACGAACAGGGCAAGGATTTGCTGCAGTTTGTCGAACAAAAAGCCGGGGACAGGCCTCTTATCCTGAGCGGAGATTTTAATGCAGAGCCCGAGGAACCTGTGTACTCTACCATTTTAAAAGGAGACTCTAATTTTGCCAGTGCTTACGCTGAAGGCAACAGTACTAGTCCCAAGGATCG gGTTCCTTCTGCTAATAGAGAGCCTCCCTATACCACGTGGAAAATTCGCGAGGAGGGTGAAATATGCCACACTATTGACTATGTCTTTTACACGCAAAACAAGCTAGATTTGGAGGGGGTACTGGAGTTTCCTTCTGAAAAGGACATAGGGGAAAACAGAGTCCCGAACTTGAGTTATCCCAGCGACCATTTCTCTTTAGTGTGTGATTTCGGGATAAGGACCGAGAACGAGAGTGAAAATTGA
- the cu gene encoding nocturnin isoform X5 codes for MASRRALFMSARRFERLLTSFPRMGSFNSTPKIPNDDCQDNDVILPKSLSRNELLQFCQKRPYGQLMFKRAFKKAPRKLSNHNNESDSLGIKFRKINAVTEACSDYISSPYSLRIFQWNMLSQALGKENDNFARCPPEALEWNHRKYLVVEEIVEYCPDIICLQEVDHFNFLKQVLATQGYQGMFFPKPDSPCFYIHNNNGPDGCAIFFRSAKFDLIRAETRILEIWRIQSNQVALLMVLKIKQTGQEICVATTHLKAKHSALLATLRNEQGKDLLQFVEQKAGDRPLILSGDFNAEPEEPVYSTILKGDSNFASAYAEGNSTSPKDRVPSANREPPYTTWKIREEGEICHTIDYVFYTQNKLDLEGVLEFPSEKDIGENRVPNLSYPSDHFSLVCDFGIRTENESEN; via the exons AATGGGCAGTTTCAATTCCACCCCAAAGATCCCAAACGACGATTGTCAGGACAACGACGTGATATTGCCGAAAAGCCTCAGCAGAAATGAGCTTTTGCAGTTCTGCCAGAAAAGGCCTTATGGTCAGCTGATGTTCAAAAGGGCCTTTAAGAAGGCCCCCAGGAAACTGAGTAACCATAATAACGAGAGCGACAGCTTGGGCATCAAGTTTAGGAAGATCAATGCTGTTACTGAAGCTTGCAGTGACTACATTAGCAGTCCCTACAGTCTCAGGATATTTCAATGGAACATGCTGTCTCAAG CCTtaggaaaagaaaatgataacTTTGCAAGGTGTCCCCCAGAAGCATTAGAATGGAACCATAGGAAATACTTAGTAGTAGAAGAAATCGTGGAATACTGCCCAGACATCATATGTTTGCAA GAGGTGGATCACTTCAACTTTCTCAAGCAAGTCCTGGCCACTCAAGGCTATCAGGGCATGTTTTTCCCTAAACCCGACTCTCCCTGCTTTTACATTCACAACAACAATGGTCCAGATGGTTGCGCCATTTTCTTTAGATCTGCCAAATTTGATCTGATCAGAGCGGAAACTAGgattttggaaatttggaGAATACAAAGTAATCAG GTAGCTCTTTTAATGGTTCTGAAAATCAAACAGACGGGTCAAGAAATTTGCGTGGCGACTACCCATTTAAAAGCCAAACATAGCGCCCTTTTAGCCACGTTAAGAAACGAACAGGGCAAGGATTTGCTGCAGTTTGTCGAACAAAAAGCCGGGGACAGGCCTCTTATCCTGAGCGGAGATTTTAATGCAGAGCCCGAGGAACCTGTGTACTCTACCATTTTAAAAGGAGACTCTAATTTTGCCAGTGCTTACGCTGAAGGCAACAGTACTAGTCCCAAGGATCG gGTTCCTTCTGCTAATAGAGAGCCTCCCTATACCACGTGGAAAATTCGCGAGGAGGGTGAAATATGCCACACTATTGACTATGTCTTTTACACGCAAAACAAGCTAGATTTGGAGGGGGTACTGGAGTTTCCTTCTGAAAAGGACATAGGGGAAAACAGAGTCCCGAACTTGAGTTATCCCAGCGACCATTTCTCTTTAGTGTGTGATTTCGGGATAAGGACCGAGAACGAGAGTGAAAATTGA